CGCCCGGATTTCCTCTTTCCTTTGGGCCGTTTTTTCCGCGTCGATTCCCTGGGCGTTCCGTATGACGCCGTAAATCTTTTCGGCGGCTTCTTCGGACACCGTTTCGTTTTCCAGATCGCGGAGGACGGCGCGCGGATCGCGGTCGATGGGATCGCCGTATCCCGCGGCGCCCTGCCAGTTGTGGTACCAGACCTCGTTTTTTCCGAAGATGCGGCGCGGATGCTTGATGGGGAGCGCTTCGTGGCGGCCGGGGATGTCCGCTAGCCTTGTGGGCGGCATCTTTCCCGCTTCGAGGCGATCGTGCACCCCGCTCTCGGAGATCCCCATCAGGCGGATGGCGGCCCCCGGCAGCCCCCCCGAGAGGCCGATGGCGTTCGGCATCTCGCCCCCCGTTCCGGCGAAGCTGCCCTCGAGATGACCCTCCGGCGCGCGCCAGGCGATATAGGCGAGTTCGGCCGAGAGGCCGCCGCGGAATTTCCCCGGCCCCCCGGAGTCGGTCAGATGTCGCCGGAAGAGGTAGAGGAGGGGAAAGTCCTCCTCGATCTCCTCGATGTTCGCCACGTTCGGGGTGGTGTTGAACACGATGCCCCCGGTATCCACGCCGTCGGCGTCCACGCGGGCGCCGCCCCCGCCGGCGAAATGACTCATCTCGGTGTAAACGAAGGGGTGCCCGTGCTGGGAGGTTCCCGCCACGATGGGCCCCATCGAACTTCCCGTCCACAGGCTCATGGCCTCTTCGCGGAGCTTGCCGCTTGCGAGGAGCATCCGCCCAATCGCGCCGAAGACGGTGTCGATGGTGACGATGACGGCGGAGATGGTCGCCATCGAACAGGGCGCGGGGTAGGCGCAATTGTTGACGGTCCCCTCCTCGGAGATGATCTCGATGCAGTTGTGGACCCCGCGGTTCCAGGGAAGGTCGTAGGCCAGCTGGATGTAAGTGCCGCACAGGACCCCGGCGAGCAGGCCGGAGTAGGTGCTGTTGATGAGGCCGCGGGCGTTCGGGCTGGTTCCGGTGTAGTCGAAGATGAGGCGATCGCTCTCCTTGGTGAGGGTGAGTTCGATCCGGTAGATCTCCGGGGTGTGGCCGTCGTGGTCGATGAACTGGACCTCCCGCCACTCCCCGTCGGGAAGCTCCTGCAGCCGCGCGCGGAAGCGCCGCTCGACGTATTCGATGCTCTCTGTCATCACCTGTTTGACCGCCTTCAGGCCGTAGCGCCGCGAGAGCCCGGCCAGGGCCTT
This is a stretch of genomic DNA from bacterium. It encodes these proteins:
- a CDS encoding hydantoinase B/oxoprolinase family protein, which encodes MNPVQFEVIWHRILQIAEEMGIHYLRCSGSQTVVTGNDGATAVMLPDTSLVSIGPYIATQSNVLPLITQSVQRLCGENPGIAPGDVFICNDPYLGAIHHADVAVVAPVFIEDELVSWLGVSGHQLDVGGMEAGGFAIHAVDTHQEGLRIPPVKIVEGGVLRRDIFHWVMNQVRDPLVGLDIKAQLAAIRVGEKALAGLSRRYGLKAVKQVMTESIEYVERRFRARLQELPDGEWREVQFIDHDGHTPEIYRIELTLTKESDRLIFDYTGTSPNARGLINSTYSGLLAGVLCGTYIQLAYDLPWNRGVHNCIEIISEEGTVNNCAYPAPCSMATISAVIVTIDTVFGAIGRMLLASGKLREEAMSLWTGSSMGPIVAGTSQHGHPFVYTEMSHFAGGGGARVDADGVDTGGIVFNTTPNVANIEEIEEDFPLLYLFRRHLTDSGGPGKFRGGLSAELAYIAWRAPEGHLEGSFAGTGGEMPNAIGLSGGLPGAAIRLMGISESGVHDRLEAGKMPPTRLADIPGRHEALPIKHPRRIFGKNEVWYHNWQGAAGYGDPIDRDPRAVLRDLENETVSEEAAEKIYGVIRNAQGIDAEKTAQRKEEIRAERLGRKPPIVLEPETGHAPGFSPPGGAPRLTEDLSLIGNTVCCRKCGTAAGTLDAPLAQAAARNDPPEAAGPVRGEMYARLYKTNRFSLRRHFCPGCATQLEARIVMEGAPEPRWRLKTR